One part of the Haloprofundus halobius genome encodes these proteins:
- a CDS encoding sugar phosphate isomerase/epimerase family protein: protein MRFALNQMGFPEQRLEANVELLSEAGYDGIEPNLTADGPLWNDDAVDELADRIDGSGLDVPAISTTLHWDRHLSSADEETRVAGIEAGERMIALADAFDAGAVLVVPAVVDEGTRYDEAYERALESVRTLASVGADYDVTVCVENVWNDFLLSPLEFAEFVDEASTDGPVGAYFDVGNVRRFGRPEQWIRILGDRIERVHVKDYRTDVDTIDGFTYPLEGDVDWRAVDEALAAVGYDGWITAEVPPYRTAPERMPPRVRADLEHLFS from the coding sequence ATGAGGTTCGCACTCAACCAGATGGGGTTCCCCGAGCAACGCCTCGAAGCCAACGTCGAGTTGCTCTCGGAGGCCGGATACGATGGAATCGAACCGAATCTGACAGCCGACGGACCGCTGTGGAACGACGATGCGGTCGACGAACTAGCCGACCGAATCGACGGGTCCGGACTCGACGTTCCGGCCATCTCGACGACGTTACACTGGGACCGACACCTGTCGAGCGCGGACGAGGAGACGCGAGTCGCGGGGATCGAAGCGGGCGAGCGGATGATCGCCCTCGCCGATGCGTTCGACGCCGGTGCCGTTCTCGTCGTCCCCGCCGTCGTCGACGAGGGAACACGATACGACGAAGCGTACGAGCGGGCGCTGGAATCGGTTCGAACGCTCGCCTCGGTCGGGGCCGACTACGACGTAACCGTCTGCGTCGAGAACGTCTGGAACGACTTCCTGCTCTCGCCGCTGGAGTTCGCCGAGTTCGTCGACGAGGCGTCGACGGACGGACCGGTCGGCGCGTACTTCGACGTGGGCAACGTCAGGCGGTTCGGCCGCCCCGAGCAGTGGATTCGAATCCTCGGAGACCGAATCGAACGCGTTCACGTGAAGGACTACCGGACCGACGTAGACACGATAGACGGCTTCACGTACCCGTTGGAGGGTGACGTCGACTGGCGGGCCGTCGATGAGGCGCTCGCGGCAGTCGGCTACGACGGGTGGATAACCGCGGAGGTGCCGCCGTACCGGACTGCACCGGAGCGGATGCCGCCGCGCGTCCGTGCCGACCTCGAACATCTGTTCTCGTAG
- a CDS encoding Gfo/Idh/MocA family protein gives MACSVGFVGAGGIASVHLETLDAALDGGLTDYDGGTIDVELTAVADVDETRAREAAVPRDAAAYTDGVELVESESIDALVVAVPPFAHGAYERTAAEYGVDLFVEKPVDLTADAARETAHRIADSDVLAQVGYVCRYAGITERALELLDGRRIGHIDSTYWVPLPDTPWWSERARSGGQILEQSTHVYDLHRYLVGEVTAVTGSGTDGLLVDSVDFQDATSVTLEHTSGAVSHVSSTCGSPDSRFEVRIAAEDAFLELDYFGHSLSGVVDGESVRFEADGDWYRREFESFLRATAHGEEVGRVDAVRADVRSTYDDAVETLELTLAAREAAETGENVALDGSDRGGCSR, from the coding sequence ATGGCGTGTTCAGTCGGGTTCGTCGGTGCGGGAGGGATCGCCTCGGTTCACTTGGAGACGTTGGACGCCGCGTTGGACGGCGGACTGACCGATTACGACGGTGGGACTATCGACGTGGAACTGACCGCTGTCGCCGACGTCGACGAGACGCGAGCGAGGGAGGCGGCCGTTCCACGCGACGCCGCGGCGTACACCGACGGCGTGGAACTCGTCGAGTCGGAGTCGATCGACGCGCTCGTCGTCGCCGTCCCGCCGTTCGCTCACGGTGCGTACGAACGAACCGCGGCCGAGTACGGTGTCGACCTTTTCGTCGAGAAGCCGGTCGACCTGACGGCCGACGCGGCGCGCGAAACGGCCCACCGCATCGCTGATTCGGACGTCCTCGCGCAGGTCGGCTACGTCTGTCGCTACGCGGGGATAACCGAACGCGCGCTGGAACTGCTCGACGGCCGCCGCATCGGTCACATCGACAGCACGTACTGGGTTCCGCTTCCCGACACGCCGTGGTGGTCCGAACGGGCGAGGTCCGGCGGCCAGATACTCGAACAGTCGACGCACGTCTACGACCTGCACCGGTACCTCGTAGGGGAAGTAACCGCTGTGACGGGGAGCGGAACCGACGGACTGCTCGTCGACAGCGTCGACTTTCAGGACGCGACGTCGGTGACGCTCGAGCACACGTCGGGCGCCGTCTCGCACGTCTCGTCGACGTGCGGGTCGCCCGACTCCCGGTTCGAGGTCAGAATCGCCGCCGAGGACGCGTTTCTCGAACTCGACTACTTTGGTCACAGTCTCTCAGGTGTCGTCGACGGCGAGAGCGTCCGATTCGAGGCCGACGGCGACTGGTACCGCCGCGAGTTCGAGTCGTTCCTTCGTGCGACAGCACACGGAGAGGAAGTTGGGAGGGTTGATGCGGTACGCGCCGACGTTCGCTCGACGTACGACGACGCGGTAGAGACGCTGGAACTGACACTCGCGGCACGTGAGGCCGCCGAAACGGGCGAAAATGTGGCGCTCGACGGATCGGACCGTGGGGGCTGCAGTCGGTGA